CGGCAGCAGTGTATTCGAGCCCATCCAAAAAGGGTTCCAGATAAATTTCATCATAATTGATCAGCAGGCGCGTGATGGCTTGCTGAATGTCTTCTTGGCTTTCGACTAATTCAGTCGAATTGCTCGAGCCACCGGTGGCTGCCTTGACGATCAGTGGAAAGCCGAAAGCGGCGGCAGCAGCGCCGATGTCGGCAGCGCGGCTGGGCCACTCGGCGCGGGTAAATGCATACCAGTCGGGCGTGAGGAAGCCGGCGGCGCGCATGATTTGTTTCGACAGGATTTTATTCATGCCTTTGATGCTGGCCATTTTTCCATTGCCGGTGTAGGGCTGGCGTATCAATTCAAACATGCCTTGCAGTTGGCCATCGCATTCGAGTTCGCCGTGCAGGGTGTTGATGACGATATCGAAGCGCCCCTGAATGGCAAAGGTGGCCAGTACGTTGGCATGGCGCGTGACGATGTGCGCGGCTTGATCCGGGGCTGATTCGTCGACCCAGCCGGCGCTATCCCAATTCAACAGGGTACAGCGATAGCGCTGTGGATTGGCGTGGGCGATGATTAATTCAGCACTGCGGCGCGACAGATAATCTTCAGAAGAAAATCCGCCGCTCAGTACGGCTACGTTCAAGCGATGCTGTGTGTTTACCATCGCTCAGGCCGTCGCGTTTGGGCTGGATTTTTCTGACGCGGCGATGACTGCGCTGAGCGTGACGTTGGTGTAGATATTAGCCAGCGTGGCGATCGGGTCGATGATGGGATTGATCGCTAACAGCAAGATCGTGATCGCTTGTGCCGGTAATCCTAAGGGAATGAGCACAATTGAGACCATGGCGATCGAGACGATGCCGGGTGCACCGGCACCGGCAGTGGCGGCTAACACACTCAATACCAGCGCCAGAGCCAGATCGGGGAAGCTCAGCGATATGCCATACAGTTGGGCCGCAAACACGGTTGCTGAGGTGTAAATGATGATCATGGAAAAGCGGTTGATGACGGCACCAAGCGGGATGACCAGGTTGATGATGTCCGGTGACATCCTGAGTTTGTCGCCGGTCAGGCCATCGATTGCCGCCGGCATGGAAGCGAAGGTGCTGCTGGTACCGAAGGCGATGAGCATGGATTCCTTCATGGCGGACAATACCACCAGCGGCGAGCGGCGCGTCGCCATGCACAGCACTATGGTGTCGAGCAAGATGATGAGCAGTGAAATACCCCAGATCATGGCGACGAATTTGGCCATTGCCACCAGGGTTTCGGCACCGGTGCTGGCGAGTTCGCTGGCCAGCAGCGAGAATAAGCCGAACGGCAGCAAATACATGATCCAGCTGATGATTTTGAACAACACCTTGAACAAGGCATCGGTGAAATTGAGGATGTGATGGGCGGTGCTGCCGCCGATCTTTCCGGTGGCTACGCCCAGCACCAGTGAAAAGAACAGGATGGACAGATTCGAGCCTTCGCCCATGGCTTGGAACACATTCGAGGGGATCATCGATTGCAGAAAGTCGAAAAAGCCGCGACTGGTGCCGAGCTGGGTGCCACCGTCAGACTGGTCGGCGGCATTGAGTGTTTTACCGAGCAAGATCTGCGCTTCTTTACTCAGGTCTTCACCGGGGCCGACTAACAGGCTGACCACCAAGGCCAAGAGGCTGATGGCGAATAAAAAAATCAGGCTGCTGACGATGATTTTAACGATGTTGTGGCGCGCACTTTCTGAGGAAAATAAGCGCCCGACGCTGGTGATGAGGGCGGTCATCAGAATCGGGATGATGGTCATTTGCAGCAGCTTGAGATAGATCGCACCGACCGGTGCGATCATGTGCGAGAACGCGGGGAAGAATAAGCCGGTCAGGATTCCGACGATCATGGCAATGAGGATGACGACGGGCGACTTGAGCCAGTCGAGAGAGTAAGCCTGCACTGCTTCGGGAGCGGATTTCATGGGGGTGTGACCTTGTGTTGATTTTAATAATGATGCAGAAACAGCTGATTAACCGTGGTGTTGCCGGAGCTTGGTTCGAGCAAGAGGTTGAGCCAGGCCAGCCAGTGCTGCTGCGGCCAGTCGACCATCGCCACGATTCCGCTGGTTAATTCCGGTAAGGCGATATAACCGAAGCGGATGCCGAGTTCGGCATGTTCGATGAACAGGTATTTGGCTTCGACTTCATCGCAGAATGCGGCATCGATGCGACCGGCTTCGAGCGCCGCACGCAGACTGGCGATATCAGCAAAGGCGCTGATGCGGCCAGCTGGAAAGCGTTGTTTAGCCATGCTCAGGTAGGCGCTCTGGTCGATTGTACCGATTTGCAGCGGCAGCTTGCTCAGGGCTTGGATCGATTCGTCGCCGGGGCGCTGCGCCATGATGCGCATGCGATTGGTCAGCAGCACGTAGTTGAGACTGATGTAGGGCTTGGTGTAATGGATTTGCCGCGCGCTTTGCAAGTCACGTTTGAGGCGGGAGAAGGCGATGTCGGCTTTGTTTTGTTTGAGGGCGGCAATCAGTTCGGCATTGCTGCGGTAACTGGCATCCCAATTGAGCTTGACGCCGATGGCGTTGGCGATGCGAGTGGCGAGGTCGACGTCGTAGCCGCTCCAGACACCGTCTTTTTGCAGCGTGAACGGATAGACTGGGACGGCCATGGCGGCCACGCGCAATTGGCCACGCAGGCGAATGTCTTGCACCATCTGCAGATTATCCGGTACTTGCTGGGCTGGCACGGCCGCGGCGTAACAACACCAGAAGCTGAGCGCGAGTAGCGCTAGCGGCAGCCGGAAATTATTTTTTATAATATTTCGCATAGATTCTGACTAAATCTTCGGCGCTGCGCGTCGGATAGTTGAGTTCCAAATACAGATTAATCCACGATAATAAATGCGTACTGTTGCTGTTGACGGCAATGCCAAGGCCATCGGCGCGGGCGGGGTCGGTGATCGGGATGGTTTTCAATTGCACCGAACGTTCCGGGTATTTCATCAGATAATTTTTGACGCCGATTTCATCGCGCAGGGTGGCCATGGCTTTACCTTCGAATACGGCATTGAAGACTTCGTCCCAAGTGGCGAGCTCGAGCACGCTGGCTTTGGGAAAGGCGGCCTTGGCAAAGTCGATGTAGGAGTTGCCCTTGGGTTCGGCCAGTTGACCGCGGAACAGCGCCATTTCCTTGAGCGGGTTATTACCGTCGAAACCGGCGCGGCTGGCGGTGAGACGATTGAGCACCAGTACCGGGCGCACGATCACATATGGATGGGAAAAACGTACTTTTTCAGCACGGCCGAGGGTTCGACTGATTAAGCTTAAGCCGATGTCGGCCTTACCGCTGGCGACTAAGTCGACCAGCTCATTGAAGGTTTTGGCCGAGCGATCGATACTGATCTCAACTTGCAGTGCTGCAGCTAAATTTCTGGCTAAGTCGACGTCATTACCCGATAATTGGCCCATGCTGTCGGCCATCAAATACGGGATCACATCTTTGGAATACATAGCGACTTGTAAGCTGCCACGGTCTTTGATTTTTTGTATATCGGGTGGTAGCAGCGTGCCGGCCGTGCCATTTTGTGCTTGCGCTGGCAAACTGATCAGGCACAGCCAGCACAGGCGGTAAAAAAGTTTCTTGAACATCGACATGCGTTTCCTTGTTATTTACTGTCTGGCACAAACGCGCCATTCCAGTTGTCGGCGGGTGGGTGCAGGGTGAATTCGGCGCAGCGCGCGCGCATCAGGGTGCAGGCATGGTCGTTCGCTTGCAATTGTTGCGCTTGGGCGAATAAACTGTCGGCTGCTTCCCAGCGTTGCGCGAAGTATTCCAGCAGGGCGCTTTCATAGAGGGCGCGGAATTGCTGGGCCGGTTCGCCCAGTTCACCTTTCTTTGCCAGCAGTTCGTAGATATTGATGGCTTTACTCTTGCCCATCAAGATGACGCGATCGAGCCAACGGGCTTCGATGCCGCTGCCGGCTTCGCCAAAGGCGACTTCGCCGATCAAGATGCTGACTTGGTAGAATTTACCCAGCGATTCGAGGCGGCTGGCTTGATTGACGGTGTCGCCAATGACGGTGTAGTTGAGGCGCTTGGCGCTACCCATGTTACCAACTACGACGTCGCCGGTCTCGATGCCGATGCGGGCATGGAAGATCGGCAGGCCTTGGGCTTGCCAGTGCGGCCGTTGTGCGCGTAAGGCGGCTTGCACCGCCAGTGCGGCTTCGCAGGTGCGCAGCGCATGCTGCTCGACCGGCAGCGGCGCATTCCAGAATGCCATGATGGCGTCGCCGATGAATTTGTCGACGGTGCCGCGCATTTCTTCAATGACATTGCTTTGCAAGCTGACATATTCGCCCAAATGCGTGATCAGGGCTTCGGCACTCATTTGTTCGGCGATGCGGGTAAAGCCGACGATATCGGAAAAGAAAATCGTGATCCGTTCGCGCCGCCCACCCAGACTTGCTTCTTCGCCCGACTGCACCAGGGTGCGCACCAAATCGGCCGGCACGAATTTGCGGAAGGAGCGCAGGCCGGCCTTCATGCTTTCGAACGCCGTCGCCATTTCATGTAACTCGCGAAAGCGCGTATGGAGCGGCAATGAGCCGTCGACATGGAATTCGCGGATCGCCAGTGCTTCACGTGTCAGTATCGCCAAGGGTTGGGTGATGCCTTTGGAGAGGCGGATCGAGAGCAGGAAGACGATGAGCAAAGCGAGGCCCGATATGAGTATGCTCAGTACCAGGTTGCGCCGGATGTCGCCGATGAAATCATCTTCCGGTACGACGATGCCGATGTACCAGTCGAGCCCGAGTTCTTCCGGTATCGGTAGGAAATAGCCGATGTAGTTCAGACCGGCTGATTGAAATTTGGTAAACCGCGGACCGCTGACATCGAGTACGTGTTGGTGCTCGGAAGTTTCGCTGGCCAGCAGCTGATAGCTGAGTAAAGCGGCGGCATCTTTGCTCTGGTTGATGTTGGCCAGGCTGGTTTGGCCAGCCTCATTGGTGACGGTGACCTTGCTGTAATCGCTCAGCGCAATCATTTGACCGGTGGAGTTGATGATGAAGGCGCGGCCAGTTTTGCCGATTTGTAAGCTGCCGATGAATTTGGATAATTCGAGTAAGGTGATGTCGACGCCGACTACCCCTTGCAAGTCTGAGAACGCTTGCGCACCCAAGATCGGGCTTGAGGCGGTGATGCCGAGTTGGCCAGAAGCGAAATGCTTACCGGTTGAAGAAAACAGGTAGGCCGGGGTCCAAGTCGTCGATTTTTTCTTGACTGCAGCTTTAAACCACGGCCGCAGGCGCGGGTCGTAGACCGAACCCTTCAGTACTTCCGTTCTGCTTGGCTGACCGTCGATATCGCGGTAGCTGGCGCTGGTCTTGATGATGGGCGTGACTAAGGCGGCGATGGCGGCTTTGTCTTCCAGGCTGACTTTCGGCATGCTCAAGGCGGTCGCGACGATGCTGCGGGCGGCTTCGTCATCTCTGAGCCGGGTGGTCGATTGGGAGGCAATGCTGCCGTCTTTTTCACGGGTGTTGAGCAGGAAGTTGCCCTTGGTATCGGCGATATAGGTTTGCGTGACTTGCGGGTAGACGTTTAATTGCCCTATTGTTACGCGATTGAAATTTTTCAAATAATCGGATTGGCTGTTGTGCGGATCGAGTAAATCGGCATTGATACTGGCTAATTTGGCTGCCGGGGCCAAATGATTGAGGGTTTTTTCCAGTACCAAGCTGCCGACATTGCCGATGTAATCACGGCTGACTTTATCCATCGATGACAGCGAGAAAATGTAATTGACCAAGAAAATCAGTACCGCCGTGATCGTCACCAAGGCGGCAAAGAACACCGGAAGGGCTATTCGCAGTTGAAATTTGCGCTTCATCATGTGATCGAGCTTCCTGGTTGATACCGTGGCGAACCGATGGGCACACGGAGTTTCTTGGATTATTGCAATAATGCCAGAATTGTACTTGCTCTCCACCATCTGCAGAGCATGCTTGTTGTTTCAGCGTTACTTTGTGTGCTGTATATCTTGTTGGTAACGTTGCTCTATTTCTAAGGCGCGGCTGGCGCTGGGTGCGGCAGGGTCGGCAGGCAAGCCGGGTAGGGCTGCGCGGG
The sequence above is drawn from the Undibacterium sp. CCC3.4 genome and encodes:
- a CDS encoding adenylate/guanylate cyclase domain-containing protein; protein product: MMKRKFQLRIALPVFFAALVTITAVLIFLVNYIFSLSSMDKVSRDYIGNVGSLVLEKTLNHLAPAAKLASINADLLDPHNSQSDYLKNFNRVTIGQLNVYPQVTQTYIADTKGNFLLNTREKDGSIASQSTTRLRDDEAARSIVATALSMPKVSLEDKAAIAALVTPIIKTSASYRDIDGQPSRTEVLKGSVYDPRLRPWFKAAVKKKSTTWTPAYLFSSTGKHFASGQLGITASSPILGAQAFSDLQGVVGVDITLLELSKFIGSLQIGKTGRAFIINSTGQMIALSDYSKVTVTNEAGQTSLANINQSKDAAALLSYQLLASETSEHQHVLDVSGPRFTKFQSAGLNYIGYFLPIPEELGLDWYIGIVVPEDDFIGDIRRNLVLSILISGLALLIVFLLSIRLSKGITQPLAILTREALAIREFHVDGSLPLHTRFRELHEMATAFESMKAGLRSFRKFVPADLVRTLVQSGEEASLGGRRERITIFFSDIVGFTRIAEQMSAEALITHLGEYVSLQSNVIEEMRGTVDKFIGDAIMAFWNAPLPVEQHALRTCEAALAVQAALRAQRPHWQAQGLPIFHARIGIETGDVVVGNMGSAKRLNYTVIGDTVNQASRLESLGKFYQVSILIGEVAFGEAGSGIEARWLDRVILMGKSKAINIYELLAKKGELGEPAQQFRALYESALLEYFAQRWEAADSLFAQAQQLQANDHACTLMRARCAEFTLHPPADNWNGAFVPDSK
- a CDS encoding substrate-binding periplasmic protein yields the protein MFKKLFYRLCWLCLISLPAQAQNGTAGTLLPPDIQKIKDRGSLQVAMYSKDVIPYLMADSMGQLSGNDVDLARNLAAALQVEISIDRSAKTFNELVDLVASGKADIGLSLISRTLGRAEKVRFSHPYVIVRPVLVLNRLTASRAGFDGNNPLKEMALFRGQLAEPKGNSYIDFAKAAFPKASVLELATWDEVFNAVFEGKAMATLRDEIGVKNYLMKYPERSVQLKTIPITDPARADGLGIAVNSNSTHLLSWINLYLELNYPTRSAEDLVRIYAKYYKK
- a CDS encoding substrate-binding periplasmic protein, encoding MRNIIKNNFRLPLALLALSFWCCYAAAVPAQQVPDNLQMVQDIRLRGQLRVAAMAVPVYPFTLQKDGVWSGYDVDLATRIANAIGVKLNWDASYRSNAELIAALKQNKADIAFSRLKRDLQSARQIHYTKPYISLNYVLLTNRMRIMAQRPGDESIQALSKLPLQIGTIDQSAYLSMAKQRFPAGRISAFADIASLRAALEAGRIDAAFCDEVEAKYLFIEHAELGIRFGYIALPELTSGIVAMVDWPQQHWLAWLNLLLEPSSGNTTVNQLFLHHY
- a CDS encoding dicarboxylate/amino acid:cation symporter; the protein is MKSAPEAVQAYSLDWLKSPVVILIAMIVGILTGLFFPAFSHMIAPVGAIYLKLLQMTIIPILMTALITSVGRLFSSESARHNIVKIIVSSLIFLFAISLLALVVSLLVGPGEDLSKEAQILLGKTLNAADQSDGGTQLGTSRGFFDFLQSMIPSNVFQAMGEGSNLSILFFSLVLGVATGKIGGSTAHHILNFTDALFKVLFKIISWIMYLLPFGLFSLLASELASTGAETLVAMAKFVAMIWGISLLIILLDTIVLCMATRRSPLVVLSAMKESMLIAFGTSSTFASMPAAIDGLTGDKLRMSPDIINLVIPLGAVINRFSMIIIYTSATVFAAQLYGISLSFPDLALALVLSVLAATAGAGAPGIVSIAMVSIVLIPLGLPAQAITILLLAINPIIDPIATLANIYTNVTLSAVIAASEKSSPNATA